The genomic window GTACTCTTTGGCGAAATAGGTAATGACGATATCCGCTCCCGCGCGTACGAAGCACGCGAGCAATTCGTCGATCGCGCGGTCCCCTTCGATCCAACCGTTGGCGATCGCCCCCTGCAGCATCGCGTATTCGCCGCTCACGTTGTACACCGCGATCGGTACGTCGAACGTGTCGCGCGCCTCGCGCACGATGTCCAAATACGGCAATCCCGGCTTGACCATGACGATATCCGCGCCTTCGTCGATATCGAGCGCGATTTCGCGCATCGCTTCGCGTGCGTTGGGCGGGTCCATCTGATAGGTACGCCGGTCGCCGAATTGCGGCGTCGAATCGGCGGCTTCGCGAAACGGCCCGTAGAATGCCGAGGCGTACTTCGCGCTGTACGCCATGATCGTGATATCGGTAAAGCCGTGCGCGTCGAGGGCGTGGCGAATCGCTTCGACGCGGCCGTCCATCATGTCGGACGGCGCGATGATATCGACGCCCGCCTGCGCGTACGTGACGGCGGCGCGTGCGAGCAGCTCGACCGTCGCATCGTTGTCGACGTTGCCCGCGGCGTCGATGATGCCGCAGTGCCCGTGGTCGGTGTATTCGCAATTGCAGAGGTCGGCGATTACGAGCATATCGGGCAATGCCGCTTTGATCGCGCGCACCGCTCGCTGGACGATGCCGTTCGGGTCGACGTTACCGGACGCAACCGCATCTTTGTGTTCGGGAATGCCGAAGAGCAGGACGCTATTGACGCCCAGCGCCGCGAGTTCGCGCGCTTCGGCGACCGCACCGTCCACGGTGAAGCGGCTGATTCCGGGCATCGATTGAAGCGGCCCCGCATCGCTTGGGCGCTCGACGATGAAGAGCGGTTGCACGAGGCGATCGACGCGTACGTGGTGTTCGCGGACGAGCGAACGCAAAGCGGGAGTGCGGCGCAGACGGCGTGGGCGAATCGGCATCATCGTTGGTGGAGTTGCTCCGAAATCAGGGTGACGAAGGCATCGATCGATGCTTCTTCGCAGATGGCGTCCGGGGTGAATCCCGCGGCGCTCGCGGCGCTCGCCGATTGCGGCCCCATCGCAGCAACGCGCGGGCGCTGCGTACGGTTGCGAAGTTCGGCGAGATACGGCTCCGCCGCCGCGACCGATCCGCTCGACGGGAACGCCAGCAGATCGGGCATGTTTTCGTGCTCGATTGATGAGGCTGCGGTGATCTCGATCACGGTGGCACCCCGTTCGCGCAGTGCGGCGGCGATGCGGCTGGGGCGATCTTGCGTGCGCGGCAAGAATACGAGCCTTCCGTGGAGCGTGGCCGGCGCGGCCGATCCGGCTTCCAGCATAGCGAGCAAATGCCGCCCCATTTCGGCGCCGATCGCCTCGGCTTCATCGAGCGAGCGTACGGTGCGTTCGAGCGCGTGACGGTAGACCGGGCCGTTCGGCACCGCATAGACACCGTCGACGTGGAGCGTCGAATCGTTTAATCGCGCGTGCACGCCGACCGGCGCATCGCAACCGGCCCGCAATTCGCGTAAGGCGGCACGTTCGCAACGGACGCAAAGCTCGGTGGCTTCGTCGTTGATCGCATCGCGGATGTGCGCCGTCAGCGCCTCTTCGCCGGAGCGCACCTCGACGGCCAACGCGCCTTGCGCCACCGCGGGCACGACGCTGCGGGGGTCGAACGGCACCGTGTGGGTGGCCCGTAGACGCAAACGATTCAGGCCCGCCATCGCGAGTACGATCGCATCGTATTCGCCGTCCCGCAGTTTGCGCAGACGGGTATCCACGTTGCCGCGAATATCGCGAAACTCGAGATCCGGGCGCAGCGCGGCCAGCTGCCAGCGCCGGCGCGGGCTGGAGGTGCCGACGATCGCGCCGCTCGGTAACGCTTCGAAGCTGGCGTACCGTTCGCTACAGAATGCGTCGCGCGCATCCTCGCGTTGCGAGAACGCCGCGAGTTGCAGATCGGGTTGAAGCTCGCTTGGAAGATCCTTGCACGAATGCACCGCGTAATCGGCGCGCCGGTCGCGCAGCGCGTGCTCTAATTCCTTGACGAAGACGTTGACGCTGCCGATCTCCGCCAGGGGCCGGTCTTGAACGCGGTCGCCGACCGTGCTGATCGAGAGAATCGAGGTCGCGATGCCGCGCTCGGCCAAGCGTGCCGCAACCCATTTGGTCTGCGTCATCGCCAGCGCGCTGGCGCGCGTCGCGCAGACGATGCTCGACGTACGCGTCGGCGGGGCGTCGCTGCGCAGATGTTCGATCGCGTGCTCCACTTCGTGCTCGGCGAGGATGGGGTTCATGCGCGCGAGTTCCTCGATGGGGCGCTCCGCAAACGCGCGCAACACGGCGGCTCGTTCCGATGGGTCGGGAGCGACGGCCTTAACGTACGCTCGTACCCGCGCGAGAGTCCGCGCGGCGGCCGCGTACTCCGGCCCGAAATGCGCTTCGATCTCGCGCGCGATGCGCTTGGAGAACGCCGGGGTGCTGCCGCCCGAATCGATCGAAAAGGTGAGATCGCCGACGCGCACGGTGGCAAGCATCGTAAAATCCGCTCGTTCGGGCGCGATGGCGTCGCACGCGAGAATGCCCTGCGCACGCGCGTCGCTCACGACCGCGGCGTTGACGGCTTCGCTATCGGTTGCCGCTATCACCAGGCGCGCGCCCGCCGTATCGCCGGGTGCGTAGGCGCGCTCCTCGCACGAGCCGCCGGTCTCGGTCGCCAACGCGCGCAGCCGGGCATCGATCTGCGGAGCGATGATGCGCGTCTGGAAGCCGGAGGCGATGAGCGCCTCGGCTTTTCGTAGGGCGACGTTACCACCGCCGATGATGAGGGCGTGGCGCCCGTCGGGCCGTAAGGCAATAGGGAGCATGGGCAGGACGCATGACTTCCGCACCGGCGCGCCAAAAACTGCACGCACACGTGGGAAGAACGATCGAACGCCCCGCCCGTGCGGCTTTTGTCGGTGCTCTGGTGGCGGCGTTGATCACGCTACCCGGCCTTGGCGCAGGCACGCTCTGGGATAATAGCGAGACGGCCTATGGCGAAGTGGCGCGCGAGGTGCTGGTTTACCATAGCTGGATCGTCATGCACCTCAACGGCGCGGCCTGGTTCGTACAGCCCCCGCTCTATTTCTGGATTGCCGCCCTATGCATGAAGCTTCTGGGGGTAACGTCGTTTGCGCTACGCTTGCCCGCCGCGCTGGCGACGATTTGCATGGGCGCCATGACCGGCTATGCCGTCTCGCGCCAGGTTGGGACGCGCGTCGGCATCTATGCCAGCGTGATCCTGTCGAGTTGCCTCATGCAAGCCGTCATCGGGCGCCTGGCGATCATGGACGCCCTGCTCGATCTGAGCGTCGCGCTCACGATTTTTTGGTGGTTTCGCAGCATCGAAGCGGGTGAAGACCGGTACTTCGTCTACGGATGGATCGCTGCCGGCTTCGGCTTCCTGGCAAAAGGGCTGGTCGCGCCGGTCGTCGCGCTGATGGTGATGGCTCCGTTTGTGGTTTGGAACGTTCGAGCCGAGCGCACGAGGTTACCCTCGCTGCGCGCGTGGGTGCTGGGCATCGGCGCGTGCGTCGCAATCTCCGCACCGTGGCTCGTCGCCATCGCGATCCATTCCGGTATCGGCGCGCTGATCGATCTGGTCGTGCACTACACGTTCGGGCGCTATACCGGCGTCATCGAAAATCAGGCCGGGCCGATCTGGTACTACCTCCCGGTGATGATCCTGGGATTTTTTCCGTGGATCGCGTTTCTGCCGATGGCGCTGGTCTACGGCGTGCAACAGCTCCGCGCGACTTCGGCCGGCGATCCGAGCGTGGCGCGGCTGTGGCGACTGGGCATCACCTGGATCGTCGTCCCGTTGGTGTTTTTCAGCTTCGCGCGGACCAAATTGCCGAATTACGTGGCGCTCGAATTTCCGGCGCTGGCGTTGGTGACGGCGCTGTACTTCGATGCGATGGTGCGGCGCGGCGTCTCTCGCGCCGCGATCGTCTCGGCTGCGACCGTGCCGATCTTCATCGGTATGATCGCGTTTGCGCTCTGGGCGTTCTCGCGAGACAACCGTTTTCCGCCGGATGCCTATAGTTTGGTTCCCGATCTCGCGAGCATGGGCGCGGCGATCTTCGTCGGCTCCGCGCTGAGCGCGGTGCTGTTCGCGCGCCGGGCCACGATGGGCATCGCACCGTACGCGCTCGTCGCGGCGACGCTGGTGGCGATGGACGTGCTTGCGCTCTTCGCGCTTCCGAAATCCGATCGGTTCAAACCGGTGCCGCAATTGGCAGCCATCATCGAACGCGATCGGCAACCCGGCGACGTCGTGGCGATCCAGAGCTATCGCGGCGCCAATTCGCTGGTGTTTTACACGCAGCCCGGCGTGCGGATTTTGGCGCCCGCCGGCATCGCGCCCAACGATGATGCCGCGAGCCCCCGCGCGGTCGTGTGCGCCGCGCCGCGCGTCTGGCTGGTCGCGCCTAAAGCGCGCCCGGCCTACGACCCGACCTACGGCCGGGACCGCCGCATCGTCGCGCAGTCCGGCAGCGCCGCCCTTTTCCTGATCGATGGACCACGCTGTGGAAATCCCAGGGGCGTCTAAGCCCGCTCTCTTATGGTTGGCGCGTGCCCGCACACCCTAAAGTGCTCGTCGTCGACGACGAACTGCATATTCGCGAGCTGGTCGCTTTTATATTGGAGGATTCCGGCTACGAGATCCGCGGCGTTCCCGACGGCTTCGAAGCGCTGCGGGTTTTAGAGACCTGGACGCCGGACGTAATTCTGCTGGATATCATGATGCCGAGGCTCGACGGCTTCGAACTCTTGCCGAAACTGCGCCAACTCACCGACGCGCCGGTGATCGTTCTGAGCGCTCGCGGCGACGTCCAGGATCGCGTCGCGGGCTTAGTGCGCGGCGCCGACGACTACGTCAGCAAGCCGTTCGACCCACGCGAACTCGAGGCGCGGATCGCCAAAGCGTTGCGCCGTCCAAAGTTGGCGGCGACGACGCTGTTGCGATACGCGGACCTCACGATGGATTTGGAGACGCACAGCGTTACCCGCGGTTCGCGCGCGATTCATCTCACACGACGCGAATTCGATTTACTGCAACGGCTGATGCGGTTTCCCCGGCGCGTTTTTTCGCGCGACGAACTGATCGAACACGTCTGGGGCTCCGATAGCAGCGTCGGTACCGGGGTCATCGAAACGTACGTTTCGTATCTGCGCGCCAAAATCGATAGCGGAACGTCCAACCCGCTGATCCGTACGCTGCGAGGTGTCGGTTACTCGCTGCGCGACGGATGAAATTCCGCCAGCTTCGCAACCGATTAACCTGGTGGTACGCGCTGCCGGTCATCGCGTTGGTTATCGCGATCGCGGTCGGCGGCGTCTCGATCCTCTTGCACGAAGCGGGACGCGGTATCCAAGAGCGCCTGCGCTTAGCCGCCCAAGACGTGGCGCGCCGCCCGGATCAAGTGCGCGAGCATTATGCGGGCGCGGCCGACCTCATCGTGATCGTGTTTCGTCGCGACGGGGCGGTGCTCTCGACGCAAACGATGCCGTCGTTCGATCGCGGAGGGCCGGGCGCATCGCGTCCGCAACAAGCGGGCTTCGCTGCCGGGTTCGTTCTCGCGCCGTTCGGCGTGCACCCTGTGGTGGTAGAGCGCAAGGGCTGGCGCATCGTCGTGCTGCCCAGGGTCGCGTGGCTCGCAAACATTCTCAAATGGTACGCGCTGGTCGCGGCGCTCGTCGTCCTGGCCGCTACGTGCGTGGCCTGGATCATCGCTCGGTACGTCTCCGCCAAAGCCGTCGCACCGCTGGTCGAAATGGCGAACGCGCTGGACCGTTTGGCGGGCGGTGAGTTTACCGTTGCGCCGATTCGTACCGACGACCGCAGCGAACTGGGGCATTTGGTTACGCTCTTCAACCATGCGGCCGATTCGATCGCGGTTTCGATGGAAGAGCGAAAGCGTTCGGAGGCGATGATGCGCCAGTTCGTGGCGGATGCCGGGCATCAGCTGCGAACGCCGCTCACCGTCATCCTCGGCTATGTCGATATCTTGGGCGCGCGCTCCGGCAACGCCGACCCGAAGATGATGCACGTGTTCGACGTGATGCATATCGAAGGCCAGCGCATGCGCCGGTTGATCGATCAACTCTTGACGCTCGCGCGAATGGACCGCGAAGAGGAACCGCGCGACGAACGCGTCCTGATGTCGAGCATGGTCGAATCGCTGCGCGACGAGTTTGCGTTTCGCCTCGACCCTCCCGACGTGCACGTCGCGATTGAAGACGATGCGGCGATCTCCGCGAATGCGGACGAGCTCTACGAAGCCCTCTACAACATTCTCGACAACGCGGTCAAGTATGGCGCCGGTGCGCCGATCGATGTGATCCTGCGACGAACGGGCGGCGATATCGCCATCGTTATCCAGGACCGCGGCCCGGGCATTCCGCCCGGCGAACGCGAGCGAATCTTCGATCGCTTCTATCGTGGAGAATCTTCGGAGGGTCTGGAAGGTACCGGCCTCGGCATGACGATCGCCCGCCGCGGCATCGAACGCGCGCACGGCACGATTTCGATCGAGAGCATGGAACCTCACGGCACGCGAGTCGTCGCGGCGTTCCCGATCGCGCTATAACAAAAACGAGGGCAGCGCGTTTGGCGCAACCCTCGCTTTTATGTTACGAAGCGTCGCTACTTGTAGCTGGCGACGTCCGCTTCTTTGACGGGAGAGGCTTTGTTCGTGCCGAGCGAACCGCGGATGTAGGTGATCACGTCGGCGATGTCCTTATTCGAGAGCTGCCCCTTCCAGGCGGGCATTTGCCCGTTGTAGGCGGTGCCTTCGACTTGGATCGATCCGTGCAGTCCGTCGAGCAAGATCCCGATGACCTTGTGCGGATCGCCGGTGACGACCGGATTGTTGGCGAGCGGCGGAATGGCACCGGGTTGGCCCAGGCCGGTTGCGGCGTGGCAACCGGAGCAGTTCGTTGCATAGACCTTCGAGCCGTTCGCGTCGGCCGGCGCGGCTGCTACCGTTGCGGGCGCCGCGGCGCCGCCGCCGGTACCCGTACCGGTGGTTGCGGCCTCCGCGGGCGCCGCGAGAATCTGCGCTTGGCTGAGCGACGGCGGTTGCTGCGCCTCTTTTGCCACGATCGAGTTTTGCCCGTAAATGGAGAGCGCGACGATCGCCGCGATCGAGATAAACGTGCCCCAAAGGATCGGGGCGCGCGAACCGTACGAGCGCGTCGTGCTGCGATCGAGCCACGGCAGTAAGAACACCACGACGACGAAGATCGTCGGAATGATGATCGCCGCGAACATTTCAACCCACGGCGCGTTGCCTAGGAAGATCGGGACGAAATTGAGCAGCCCGAAGAGCGAGAGGAAGTACCACGCCGGATAGGGCGTGAACGCGGAGTTGGTGGGGTCGGCCTTCGCGTCGAGGAACGGCGGAAGCACGAACGCGAGGAAGATCACGATCCCGAAGACGATCAGCGATGCGAACGCATCCATGAACATCTGGTCGGGCCAGAAACGTCCCGGTTTGAGCTTGCGCGGATCCTGCGCAACCGGGCCGGCGGGACCGTTGTGACGGAAGATTGCCAAGTGCGCGCCGACCAATGCGACCAATGCCGCGGGCATCAACCACACGTGTAGGCCGAAGAAACGGTTGATCGTGTTGGTGCCCATGACGTTGCCGCCTTGAGCGATGCTCTGCAAGATCGCGCCGCCCGGCGGCAACCCGGCGATGTTGAGCGAGACCTGCGAGGCGAAGTAGGCGTCCATATCCCACGGCAACAAGTAGCCGGTCAAGCCGAGTACCAGGGTTACGAGCAGCAGCAGCAGCCCGACGACCCACTGCAGTTCGCGCGGCGACTTATAGGCGCCCCAGATCAAGACTTGCAGCAAGTGCAAGAAGACCAGCGCGATCATCGCCGACGAACCCCAATAGTGGATGGACAGGATCATGTGTTCGAACGGGTTCAGATAGATCGCGCGGGTGGATTCCCATGCGGTCGCCGCCGATGGCGCGTAGAAGAACGTGAGAAAAATGCCGGTGACGATCTGCATGATCATCGCGAACATCGTCGCGCTGCCGAAAACGTACCAGTAACTCGCGCCACCGGGAATGTCTTCCACCAAGAAATCCTTCGCCATCGAGACGAAGCCGGTGCGCGACTCAATCCAGTTGAGCATCGATGCGATGATCCTTCCTTACGATGTGTACGAGATGACGATGCGGTCGGGCACCGTCGATTTATAGCGAATCCACATGATCTCGGCGGCGCCGCTCTGCTCGCGCAGCGGGAGCGGATCGAGACCGCGTGGTGCCGGCCCGGCGAGGTGTTCGCCATCGAGGGCAAATTGCGATCCGTGGCACGGGCATTCGAACTTATCCGCGCCGTCGTTCCAGGCGAAGCGGCAGCCGAGATGCGGACAGATCGGGCTGAAGATGACGAAGTCCAGATTTACCGCGTCGTAGCCGTCCACCGCGGCCGTGCTGCCCTTCTTGAAGAGGTTGGGGCGCTTGGCCTCAAACTTGGCCGGATCGACCTTGATGCCCCAAACGTACTCCTCGGACGACTGCTCGGGAAGGTACGAATCCTTCGCCTTGAGCTGAAAGGTCAGCTTGACCGGTTTCGCCGTTGCGGCCTGGAGCTGCTTAAGCTCGTCGGCCGTAAGCGGGGACCAGTTGCCCTTAGTCGTTTTGCTCGATGGGAGCAGCGACCCGACGATCGGGATCGCGAGGCCCAGGCCGATGACGCCGCCGATCACGAGTGTGGCGTTAGCCATAAACGTGCGCCGCGTCATCTCCTCGGGCGTGCCGGGGTCGTCGTAGGCGCTGTGGACCGAACGCTGGACGCCCTCTGAGGCATCCGCAGAATGCTTAGACAAAGCTCACTCTCTCCGGAAAGATGAATCGGATCCTTGTTTCCAATGGATTGTAAGCCCGCCCTCTTCCTAGGGGCGAGGACCTAACTCGGAGCGAGCAGACGGATGTCGCTTCGGAGCCCTACATCTTGTAGCTGTGGAGGCCGCTGATCCAGATATTGACGCCCAAATAACAGAAGATCGCGGTCGCGAACCCGAGGATGCTGACCCAGTTTGTCCGCAGCCCGCGCCAATTGTTGCGAGTGTGCAGATGCATGTACGCGAGATAGACGATCCAAGTCGCTAATGCCGCGGTCTCTTTGGGGTCCCACTGCCAGTAGGCGCCCCACGCTTCCTTCGCCCAGGCCGCCCCGGTGATGATGCCGATCGAGATCAGCGGCAATCCGATGGCGACGGCGCGATAGACGACGATGTCGAGTTGCGCGAGCGTCGGCAACGAGGTGAGCCAGGTCGCGGTGGGGTTGCCCATGGCGGCCGCGGCGGCAATTGCCGGCGTGTCGCGCGTGATCTTGGCCTGCTCGGTTCCGGAGTACGAAATGTTCGCATGAGCACCGGCGAAGTTCGCCGGCGTACCGGCGTCGCCGGCGGCGACGAGAGGCCCGGCCGGGCGCGAGCTGTAGTGGCGCTCCGCGTAGTATTTCACGAGATAGATGCACGAGAAGACGAACGCGACCAGAAACGCCGCATACGACGAAACGACGATCGGGACGTGGACCTTGGCCCAGTACGACTGCAGCGACGGTACGGCCGGCATCGTGCCTTCGTTCCAGGTGACGCCGTACGCGAGAAAAATCGCGGCCATCGCCAGCACGAATCCGCCCGCGAACCAGAGTTTGTAACGAATCGCGAAGCCGATGAAAATGGCGACCGACATCGCCGAAAAGAGCGAGAGCGAACCGTACAGATTCAGCAGCGGCCAAATATGCGTCAATTCGTAGCGCACGACCAACTGCGCGAACTGGGTAACGCAGCCGGCGATCGCGAGCGGAGCGCCCAAATTGCGCAGCCAGTCCTCGCGCGTAAAGAAGAACATCAAGAGCGCCAGCGCGCCGAGCGTGTAGCACGCCAGTGCCACGATCATCATCAGTTCGTCGACCGAAATATGTGAGCCCATCGTATTAATACGCCTCCGCGGGAGAGAAGTGAGCGCTGGGGCCGGGCGGCTCCATCGAACTCGTGAATTCCGCGATCAATTCGCGGAATTGGGTTTCAAAGATATCGTAGCCCTTTACGGTTGTAGCGGCTAGGCCGACCGTACAGGTTTGTGAATGAGCTTCCGCTTCGACGCGAACGTACAGGCGCGCGGGCAGGAAGTAGAACGAGATAATCAGGCCGGCGACGAGCACCAACGCGCCGATGCCGACCAAGGGGATGCCGGGATCGTAGCGATACTGAAAACCGCTGTACAGGACGTAACGGTTCGGGGTAATCTGCCAGCCGCGTCCTAGATCGATAGCGCTATGCAATGGGACCAGCGCGGCGCCCGCCGACGAGCCGCCCACGAAAAGGTTGAGTACGGTTGCCGGGTCGTTGACGCGCGGGTCCGCGGAGGGTTGCCCGCTTACGCGATCGACGGTCGGGACGAAGCGCGTGTATTCGATCGTGCTCTGCGTCCCGGGGATATCGATCGTGTCGCCTTCTTTTAACGTGCGATCCGAGAGCGATGCGACGCGCTTGCCGTCGTGCGTCACCAAGAAGCGCATTCCGAAACCGTAGCTCGACTGGTAGTACAGGGTCCCATCGACGTTGATGGGGTGGTTGACGCGGACCGTGTAGTTCTTCGGCACGCCGTTCTTGCCGGTGACCGTGACGTGCGAGACGTAGTCGATCGGTTGATAGACCATTCCGCTCTTGGTGGCGATCGGAGCGATCGTGTAGCGGAAGCTGTTGAGGTGGAAGATCGCGTGAGTCTGCGGAATTTCCGCGGTTTGGCCGGTGAGTATGGCCGCATCGCCGGAGAAGCCCTTGGCCCAGTAGATCGTCGTACCGGCCGCGATGATCACGAATCCGAGATGCGCGATCAACACTCCGCGGCGCGCCCAATTGTGCTTATCCGCAAAGCCCCACTCGACGCCGTCGAATTCGCGATTGCGAATATGCCAACCACGGTTACGAAAAAACGCCTCGACCTTCGCGCGGACGCCGGCTTCGTCGCCGCGCACGCTCACCGAAGCGTTGAGCGGGATCTTGTCGATTTTCACCGGCCGTAGGGGTGGAAGCCGGGCCGGGATCACTCGCTTGAACGTGCAAACGGCAAGCGAGAGCAAGATCAATCCGATGATGCCGACGTACCACGGCGAGTGATAGATATTATCGAAGCCCAGGCGGATCAGGGCTCGAGCGATCGGGGCGGGATACGCGCTGAAATAGGTGCTCGCGTCTTTGCCTTGGTCGACCACGACGCCGATGATCGTAAAGACGCCCCACACCAAGAACAGCAAGACGGCGAATAAGACGTTACCGAAGGTGCGTACGACGTTATCGTAGGCGGCATCGAGCGATGAGCGAGTTGCGATCACGACATCTCCAGGCTAGGCGGAAGCTTCAGCGCGTCGCCACGACTTCTCAAGCACGATGATAATCCAAATGGAAACTTCGTACAGAACGTACATGGGGAAAGCAAGCAAGGCCATGGTTAGCGGGTTGCCATCGGGCGCGGCGATTCCGGCGGCGATGACCATTGCGAAAAGTGCGTGGCGTCGGTATTTGCTCAGAAAGGCCGCGCTCACGATCCCCAGCCGCGCGAGACCGATCAAGACGATCGGCAGTTGAAAGATCAGTGCGAAGAGCGCGAGCAGAATCAGCAAGAAATTGAGCGTTTCGCTAACTCCGAAGGTCGGCGTCGCGATCGCATCCGTAATGCTCACCAGCGCCGCGATCACGCGTGGAATGACGATGAAATGCGCGAAGGCTAAGCCCAGCGCCGCCAGAAAAAACGAAGGCGCGATAAACGCGTAGACCATCCGCCGGGTGCGCGGGTGCACGGCCGGCACCACGAACATCCAGAGCTGGTATAAGAGCATCGGAAGGCCGACGATGATGCCGCCGATCACCGAAAATTTGATCTCGATGAAGATGACGTCGGCCGGGCCGAACGCGTGGAGCGTGATGCCGTGAAAATACGCGTTCACCATCCATTTGATGATGAATTGCGAGGGATAGAAGAGCACGAGCGCGATGACGCCGACGGTTCCGATCGCGATCAATAGACGGTTACGGAGCTCCCCGAGGTGCTCCGTAAACGACATCTCCTTCTGATCCCAAGCGTGCGGCTCGGTGACGGTATCCTGCAATTAGGCGCTCGGCGTGCCCTTGCCGGCGGTCGGCTGCGGGACCGCTTCGCCGGACATGCTTCCGGCCTCGACGTTGCTCATCGGATCCGCCGCGGCGGTCTGGGCCGCCATACGGGAACGGGCTTCTTCGCGGGCCTTCGCGGTCGCTTCATCGGCCTCGATCTGCCCCATCATGAATTCTTTCTTCGCCTGCCCGGCGCTGCGCGCCAGCTTCGGAAGCTTGTCGGCTCCGAAGAGCACGGCGCCCACCACCAAGATACCGATAATGATCGGCGCATCGATGATGGCAAAGAGTGGGTGGATGGACATAGGTGGTTATCTCCTCTCCCTACTCAAACGAGCAGGGCATCGGCAAGGTTCGCCAAGCTCTCTTTCGACACGCCTTCCCGAAGAGGCTGCAGCGCCGCCTTAGCGCGCACTACATACTCGCCGATCCGTTCGCGGGTAGCTTCGAGGCCACCCTGGCCGTCGATAGCGCGAATCATGCTACCGATCATCGCGCCGTTCTCGCTCCCGGCATAGAAACGCTCGATCGTCGAACGAAAGTTGCGATCGCCGCGCCCCAGCGCCAAAATCAAGGGAATCGTCATCTTACGCTCGGTAAGGTCGTTGCCGACCGGCTTGCCGACCGTCAGCTCGTCCGCGGTCATATCGAGCAAGTCGTCGTTCATCTGGAACGCGATCCCGTAGAGCTCGCCGAAGGCGTGCAGCGCGGCGATCTCCTCGCTCGAACCGCCGCCCATGATCGCCCCGCATTGCGCCGAAGCCGCGAACAGCGATGCCGTTTTCTTGCGCGCGACCTCCACGTAGCCGTTCAGGCCGAGATCGAAGTTGCCGAGCGCGCGAAGCTGCAGCACCTCGCCGTCGCAAATATCGGCCAGCGTCGACGAGAGTATGTTCGGCACCGGATGCGGGTAGTTTGCCGTGACGTTCTTGAATATCCACGCAAAGAGGTAATCGCCCGCGAGCACGCTGACGCGATTGCCGTAATCGATGGCGGTTGCGTTTACGCCGCGTCGCGTCTTCGCATTGTCGACGACGTCGTCGTGGATCAGCGTCGCAACGTGGATCAATTCCATGTATGCAGCCAAGTGCAGATGCTCCGCTGCATCCCCACCGCAGGCTTGCGCGGAGAGCAGCGTCACGCGGGGGCGCAAGCGCTTTCCCCCGGCCGCCAGCATGCGTTTTACCGCTTCGGTAATGATCGCGTTGTCGGTCGAAAACGACGACGCGAAGAATGCTTCCACGAGCGCGTAGAGGTTCGATTCGCTCTCAAGAGCCCCGTGCATCATGGATTCGTTCCATAGTGGATGGCGATCGAACCGCCCATCAACCGCACGTAGCCGCTCTGCGCGAATCCGACGCGTTCGAACCGCTCGCGGAGCGCGTCCGCATTGGGATGATGCGTGAGCGAATTGGGCAGATAGGTGTAGGCGCGTTTCGACCCGCCGATGATGCCGCCGATCAACGGCACGAGGCCGTAGAAATACAGATCGAATGCCCGTTTGAAGAGCGGGTTGGGCGCCTTGC from Candidatus Dormiibacterota bacterium includes these protein-coding regions:
- the hemB gene encoding porphobilinogen synthase translates to MPIRPRRLRRTPALRSLVREHHVRVDRLVQPLFIVERPSDAGPLQSMPGISRFTVDGAVAEARELAALGVNSVLLFGIPEHKDAVASGNVDPNGIVQRAVRAIKAALPDMLVIADLCNCEYTDHGHCGIIDAAGNVDNDATVELLARAAVTYAQAGVDIIAPSDMMDGRVEAIRHALDAHGFTDITIMAYSAKYASAFYGPFREAADSTPQFGDRRTYQMDPPNAREAMREIALDIDEGADIVMVKPGLPYLDIVREARDTFDVPIAVYNVSGEYAMLQGAIANGWIEGDRAIDELLACFVRAGADIVITYFAKEYARRHGHA
- the hemC gene encoding hydroxymethylbilane synthase gives rise to the protein MLPIALRPDGRHALIIGGGNVALRKAEALIASGFQTRIIAPQIDARLRALATETGGSCEERAYAPGDTAGARLVIAATDSEAVNAAVVSDARAQGILACDAIAPERADFTMLATVRVGDLTFSIDSGGSTPAFSKRIAREIEAHFGPEYAAAARTLARVRAYVKAVAPDPSERAAVLRAFAERPIEELARMNPILAEHEVEHAIEHLRSDAPPTRTSSIVCATRASALAMTQTKWVAARLAERGIATSILSISTVGDRVQDRPLAEIGSVNVFVKELEHALRDRRADYAVHSCKDLPSELQPDLQLAAFSQREDARDAFCSERYASFEALPSGAIVGTSSPRRRWQLAALRPDLEFRDIRGNVDTRLRKLRDGEYDAIVLAMAGLNRLRLRATHTVPFDPRSVVPAVAQGALAVEVRSGEEALTAHIRDAINDEATELCVRCERAALRELRAGCDAPVGVHARLNDSTLHVDGVYAVPNGPVYRHALERTVRSLDEAEAIGAEMGRHLLAMLEAGSAAPATLHGRLVFLPRTQDRPSRIAAALRERGATVIEITAASSIEHENMPDLLAFPSSGSVAAAEPYLAELRNRTQRPRVAAMGPQSASAASAAGFTPDAICEEASIDAFVTLISEQLHQR
- a CDS encoding glycosyltransferase family 39 protein, with the protein product MTSAPARQKLHAHVGRTIERPARAAFVGALVAALITLPGLGAGTLWDNSETAYGEVAREVLVYHSWIVMHLNGAAWFVQPPLYFWIAALCMKLLGVTSFALRLPAALATICMGAMTGYAVSRQVGTRVGIYASVILSSCLMQAVIGRLAIMDALLDLSVALTIFWWFRSIEAGEDRYFVYGWIAAGFGFLAKGLVAPVVALMVMAPFVVWNVRAERTRLPSLRAWVLGIGACVAISAPWLVAIAIHSGIGALIDLVVHYTFGRYTGVIENQAGPIWYYLPVMILGFFPWIAFLPMALVYGVQQLRATSAGDPSVARLWRLGITWIVVPLVFFSFARTKLPNYVALEFPALALVTALYFDAMVRRGVSRAAIVSAATVPIFIGMIAFALWAFSRDNRFPPDAYSLVPDLASMGAAIFVGSALSAVLFARRATMGIAPYALVAATLVAMDVLALFALPKSDRFKPVPQLAAIIERDRQPGDVVAIQSYRGANSLVFYTQPGVRILAPAGIAPNDDAASPRAVVCAAPRVWLVAPKARPAYDPTYGRDRRIVAQSGSAALFLIDGPRCGNPRGV
- a CDS encoding response regulator transcription factor — translated: MPAHPKVLVVDDELHIRELVAFILEDSGYEIRGVPDGFEALRVLETWTPDVILLDIMMPRLDGFELLPKLRQLTDAPVIVLSARGDVQDRVAGLVRGADDYVSKPFDPRELEARIAKALRRPKLAATTLLRYADLTMDLETHSVTRGSRAIHLTRREFDLLQRLMRFPRRVFSRDELIEHVWGSDSSVGTGVIETYVSYLRAKIDSGTSNPLIRTLRGVGYSLRDG